The following proteins are encoded in a genomic region of Syngnathus acus chromosome 22, fSynAcu1.2, whole genome shotgun sequence:
- the LOC119116646 gene encoding ubiquitin-conjugating enzyme E2 D3-like, with product MALKRINKELHDLARDPPAQCSAGPVGDDMFHWQATIMGPSDSPYQGGVFFLTIHFPTDYPFKPPKVAFTTRIYHPNINSNGSICLDILRSQWSPALTISKVLLSICSLLCDPNPDDPLVPEIARIYKTDNNKYTKMAKEWTQKYAM from the exons ATGGCTTTGAAAAGGATTAACAAG GAGCTTCACGACCTTGCTCGCGACCCACCAGCGCAGTGCTCGGCCGGCCCAGTGGGCGACGACA TGTTTCACTGGCAAGCCACAATCATGGGCCCT AGTGACAGTCCATATCAGGGAGGCGTCTTCTTCTTGACCATTCATTTTCCAACAGACTATCCCTTCAAACCACCCAAG GTCGCGTTCACGACAAGAATCTACCACCCAAATATTAACAGTAATGGCAGTATCTGTCTGGACATTCTCAGATCACAGTGGTCTCCAGCACTTACCATTTCAAAAG TTCTTCTCTCCATTTGCTCGCTGCTATGCGACCCCAACCCCGACGACCCGCTAGTGCCAGAGATTGCACGAATCTACAAAACAGATAATAACAA GTACACCAAAATGGCGAAAGAATGGACACAAAAATATGCAATGTGA
- the manba gene encoding beta-mannosidase, producing MNVRVLVFFLLSFGVWEVWSHDGISPLVQSLDGEWNLWNSNKSVSLTARVPGCVHTALQERGFIQDPYFRFNDLLYEWISLDNWTYATTFVVSKELRSKRQVLLILDGVDTAASVWLNGVLVGRTDNMFCPYVFPVQGRLKAADNTLTVHILSSVVFAAQKRNAHTAYSVPPECPPDVQKGQCHVNFIRKAQSSFSWDWGPSFPGAGLWKGVRLEAFDLLRLVHLAALPLYDIVRSSWSLQVDMLVDALVPTSAQITLDLPELLSSVTFLTNIRQGPGFTYTFTLHVNASSNVKLWWPNGHGQQTSYRLLVTARLLDGFALLQAESKVYFRRVELVQESIAGSSGLTFYFRINGKPIFLKGSNWIPAHSFQDRVTPHVLEDLLRSAAEANMNVLRVWGGGVYEQDAFYEACDENGLMVWQDFMFACAMYPTEDDFVRSVREEVYQQIWRLKSHPSVIVWSANNENEAALATDWFHIPIWKRPVYFKDYVTLYVDNIMAVVKQEDPSRPFLVSSPTNGAESEREGYVASDPYDPRYGDTHFYSYLDDCWNWRAFPRARFASEYGFQSWPSLSTLQPVSLAEDWSLSSRFARHRQHHQDGNQQMLKQAALHFHLPNSSDPLANFTHTLYLTQVMQAQCVKTQTEFYRRSRSELVGGLGNTMGALYWQLNDIWQAPSWSSIEFGGKWKMLHYLAADFFADVLPVAFEDDDTLLIYAVSDLSQDLKLRAVVSVYAWRTPEPLCTLKSDLVAVPGGSAVAVFKGRVAALLAGCGRCSRFSCLLAFRLEEGDGTQRGPANHHFLCSPKDALGLRPPNITAKVRKDETGLVVDLQASTVAPFVWLDVGDIPGRFSTNGFLMLSRNRTVAFRAGRNTSVTELSQALSITSLSDLYSP from the exons ATGAATGTACGCGTTTTagtcttctttcttttatcGTTTGGAGTTTGGGAGGTTTGGAGTCATGATGGTATTTCTCCTCTTGTCCAAAGTTTGGACGGGGAGTGGAATTTGTGGAACTCCAACAAATCAGTTTCTCTGACCGCTCGGGTGCCAGGCTGCGTCCATACGGCGCTGCAGGAGCGAGGCTTCATACAG GACCCTTACTTCCGCTTCAATGACCTACTCTATGAGTGGATCTCTTTGGACAATTGGACATACGCCACCACCTTCGTGGTGTCTAAAGAGCTCAG GTCCAAGCGGCAAGTGCTTCTGATATTGGACGGCGTGGACACAGCGGCGTCCGTTTGGCTCAACGGTGTGTTGGTGGGACGCACGGACAACATGTTCTGCCCATAT GTCTTTCCCGTCCAAGGACGGCTGAAGGCCGCAGACAACACGTTGACGGTTCACATCCTGTCTTCTGTCGTGTTTGCCGCCCAGAAAAGGAACGCTCACACTGCCTACAGCGTTCCTCCCGAGTGTCCACCCGACGTCCAGAAAGGACAATGTCACGTCAATTTCATCAGGAAA GCCCAGAGTTCGTTCAGTTGGGACTGGGGTCCGTCCTTCCCAGGCGCCGGGTTATGGAAAGGCGTCCGCCTGGAGGCCTTTGACCTGCTGCGCCTCGTCCACTTGGCCGCTCTTCCTCTCTACG ACATCGTCCGCTCGTCGTGGTCGCTGCAGGTGGACATGCTCGTGGACGCGCTAGTGCCCACCTCGGCCCAAATCACGCTGGACTTGCCCGAGCTGCTCTCCAGTGTTACCTTCCTGACAAACATCCGCCAGGGTCCAGGCTTCACCTACACCTTCACCCTCCACGTCAACGCG agcAGCAACGTGAAGCTGTGGTGGCCCAATGGTCACGGCCAACAAACATCTTACCGCCTCCTGGTCACGGCGCGTTTGCTGGATGGGTTTGCGCTACTCCAGGCGGAGTCAAAG GTTTACTTCCGCAGAGTGGAGCTGGTCCAGGAGTCCATCGCCGGCTCGTCGGGTCTGACTTTTTACTTTCGCATCAATGGGAAGCCAATTTTCCTCAAAGGCTCCAACTGGATCCCAGCACACTCTTTCCAAGATAGAGTCACGCCTCATGT CTTGGAAGACTTGCTGCGGTCGGCAGCCGAGGCCAACATGAACGTTCTTCGCGTTTGGGGCGGCGGCGTTTACGAGCAAGACGCCTTCTACGAGGCCTGCGATGAAAATGGTCTCATG GTGTGGCAGGATTTCATGTTCGCTTGCGCCATGTACCCCACCGAGGATGACTTTGTGCGCAGCGTGAGGGAAGAGGTCTACCAACAG aTCTGGCGTCTGAAATCTCACCCGTCCGTCATCGTGTGGAGCGCCAACAACGAGAACGAAGCGGCGCTGGCCACTGACTGGTTCCACATTCCTATCTGGAAGCGGCCTGTCTACTTCAAAGACTACGTCACGCTCTACGTGGACAACATCATGGCAGTCGTGAAACAG GAGGATCCCAGTCGGCCGTTCCTGGTCTCCAGTCCCACAAACGGCGCCGAGTCGGAGCGGGAAGGGTACGTGGCCAGCGATCCGTACGACCCGCGCTACGGTGACACGCACTTCTACAGCTACCTGGACGACTGTTGGAACTGGCGCGCCTTCCCCCGTGCGCGCTTCGCCTCCGAGTACGGCTTCCAGTCGTGGCCGTCGCTCTCCACGCTGCAGCCG GTGTCTCTTGCGGAGGACTGGAGCTTGAGCAGCCGTTTTGCTCGCCACCGTCAGCACCACCAGGATGGAAACCAGCAGATGCTGAAGCAGGCGGCCCTTCACTTCCACCTGCCCAACTCCAGCGACCCGCTCGCCAACTTCACGCATACGCTCTACCTCACACAG GTGATGCAGGCTCAGTGCGTGAAGACTCAGACAGAATTCTACCGGCGCAGCCGCAGTGAGCTGGTTGGGGGCCTCGGAAACACCATGGGTGCACTCTACTGGCAACTCAACGACATTTGGCAGGCGCCCTCCTGGTCGTCCATCG AATTCGGCGGCAAGTGGAAGATGTTGCATTATTTGGCCGCCGACTTCTTCGCCGACGTCCTGCCCGTTGCCTTCGAGGACGACGACACGTTGCTCATCTATGCCGTTTCTGACCTGAGCCAAGACCTCAAACTCAGAGCTGTG GTGTCAGTCTACGCATGGCGCACCCCTGAGCCGCTTTGCACGCTGAAATCTGATCTTGTGGCGGTCCCGGGAGGAAGCGCCGTTGCGGTTTTCAAAGGGCGCGTCGCTGCCCTACTGGCTGGATGTGGACGCTGCAGCCGCTTCAGCTGTCTGCTGGCCTTTCGCCTGGAGGAGGGCGACGGCACCCAACGCGGTCCCGCCAACCACCACTTCCTGTGCTCGCCCAAAGATGCCCTGGGCCTACGACCACCAAACATCACA GCTAAAGTTCGCAAGGACGAAACAGGATTGGTGGTGGATCTCCAGGCGAGCACCGTGGCTCCTTTCGTGTGGCTTGACGTGGGCGACATTCCCGGACGCTTTAGCACCAACGGCTTCTTGATGCTGTCCAGGAACAGGACAGTGGCGTTCCGCGCCGGGAGGAACACAAGCGTTACGGAACTCTCCCAAGCACTCAGCATCACCTCCTTGAGCGACCTCTACTCACCTTAA
- the slc39a8 gene encoding metal cation symporter ZIP8, with amino-acid sequence MAALFLRLLGVVLLMEVAHGREALVAGTTEFLQDIVRFFGHNESMPARNLEELLHIVAARRHQEVTDDGNPLHERKCLSAQQILSHFGFPNVSRLSTGHLEAICPAVLTQVLVPSCPNTAPEISTPSPPPALHYSVWGWGFLSVTVINLAALLGLLLVPLTGKSYFPKVLTYFIGLAIGTLFSNAVLQLIPEALGFDPKSDNYVSNAIGIFGGFYLLFVVERILTMALRVEHQHGPSHFGSADDSLPNGEASLKKDSSLVLTSISSINTGERSSVSSERTNTNIIPEQAPSRACCCLSSQRLSKVKTVAWMITLSDAVHNFIDGLAIGASFTVSTLAGFSTSTAIVCEEFPHELGDFVILLNSGMSVPQAIFFNLLSALACYMGLVFGILLGTNFAPNAIFAIAGGMFLYIALADMFPEMDAIAREQKNTSSKVVFFLIQNAGLLSGFTIILLITIFARDINLG; translated from the exons ATGGCTGCGCTTTTTCTGCGACTTTTGGGGGTCGTGCTCCTCATGGAGGTGGCCCACGGCCGGGAAGCTCTCGTGGCAGGGACCACCGAGTTCCTGCAAGACATCGTGCGCTTCTTCGGCCACAACGAGTCCATGCCCGCGCGCAACCTGGAGGAGCTCCTGCACATCGTCGCCGCCCGCAGGCACCAGGAGGTCACCGACGACGGCAACCCGCTCCACGAACGCAAA TGCCTGTCGGCCCAGCAGATCTTGTCCCACTTTGGCTTTCCCAACGTCAGCCGACTGAGCACTGGACATCTGGAGGCCATTTGCCCTGCCGTGTTGACCCAGGTGCTCGTGCCCTCCTGTCCCAACACCGCCCCCGAGATCAGCACACCGTCACCGCCGCCTGCACTCCACTACTCAG TTTGGGGTTGGGGCTTCCTGTCGGTGACAGTAATCAACCTGGCGGCGCTGCTGGGCCTGCTGCTCGTCCCGTTGACGGGCAAATCGTACTTCCCCAAAGTTCTGACCTACTTCATCGGCCTGGCCATTGGGACGCTCTTCTCCAACGCTGTGCTGCAGCTCATCCCAGAG GCTTTGGGCTTCGATCCGAAATCGGACAACTACGTTTCCAACGCCATCGGCATCTTTGGAGGATTTTACCTTCTCTTCGTGGTGGAGAGAATCCTCACCATGGCGCTGCGTGTCGAGCACCAG CATGGCCCGTCGCACTTCGGCTCGGCCGATGACTCGCTGCCCAACGGTGAAGCCAGCTTGAAGAAGGACTCCAGCCTAGTTTTGACGAGTATCAGCAGCATCAATACGGGCGAGCGCAGTAGCGTCAGCTCCGAACGCACCAACACCAACATCATCCCCGAGCAG GCGCCGAGCCGGGCGTGCTGCTGCCTGAGCAGCCAGCGTCTGTCCAAGGTCAAGACGGTGGCATGGATGATCACGCTGAGCGACGCGGTGCACAACTTCATCGACGGCCTGGCCATCGGCGCCTCCTTCACCGTCTCCACGCTGGCCGGCTTCAGCACGTCCACCGCCATCGTCTGCGAGGAGTTCCCCCACGAGCTTG GCGATTTTGTGATCCTGCTGAACTCGGGCATGAGCGTGCCCCAGGCCATCTTCTTCAACCTGCTGTCAGCGCTGGCGTGCTACATGGGCCTGGTCTTTGGTATCCTGCTGGGCACCAACTTCGCCCCCAACGCCATCTTCGCTATCGCCGGCGGCATGTTCCTCTACATCGCGCTGGCCGACATG TTTCCCGAGATGGACGCCATCGCCCGGGAACAGAAGAACACCTCCTCCAAGGTGGTCTTCTTCCTGATCCAGAACGCCGGGCTGCTCAGTGGCTTCACCATCATCCTGCTCATCACCATTTTTGCCCGAGACATCAACCTGGGATGA
- the nat8 gene encoding probable N-acetyltransferase camello translates to MSDVEIREYRDGDVSTVREIFSLGMSELVPASFVHILKQPLSQMLLMCTFCTLLASSKSFMLPVLAVTLLLAAARQMLVHKFNAYIDNCCSTDLRTIGETYMAPRDACFWVAESEGRVVGMVACLPRNGDPDCLELKRMSVRRSHRRMGMAKKLCRTVVDFTRDRGFASVVLITSVVQTDAQKLYEGMGFRKVREFLEPDVVTKLSNFLLLEYRLDLCKDDAEK, encoded by the exons ATGTCCGACGTGGAGATCCGCGAGTACCGCGATGGCGACGTCTCTACGGTGCGAGAGATCTTCTCGCTGGGCATGAGCGAACTTGTGCCGGCGTCCTTCGTGCACATCCTCAAGCAGCCGCTGAGTCAGATGCTGCTGATGTGCACCTTCTGCACCCTGCTGGCTAGCTCCAAGTCCTTCATGCTGCCCGTTCTCGCCGTCACGCTGCTGCTGGCCGCCGCCCGCCAAATGCTGGTGCATAAGTTCAACGCCTATATCGACAATTGctgcagcacag ACCTCAGAACCATCGGCGAGACCTACATGGCCCCCAGGGACGCCTGCTTTTGGGTGGCCGAAAGTGAGGGCCGCGTGGTGGGCATGGTGGCCTGCCTGCCCAGGAACGGCGACCCCGACTGCCTGGAGCTGAAGCGCATGTCGGTGCGGCGCAGCCATCGCCGCATGGGCATGGCCAAAAAGCTGTGCCGGACAGTGGTGGACTTCACGCGCGACAGAGGCTTCGCCTCCGTGGTCCTGATCACATCGGTGGTCCAGACGGACGCGCAGAAGCTGTACGAGGGCATGGGCTTCCGCAAGGTGCGAGAGTTTTTGGAGCCCGACGTCGTCACCAAGCTCTCAAACTTCTTGCTCCTTGAGTACAGACTGGACCTGTGCAAAGACGACGCGGAAAAGTGA
- the LOC119115979 gene encoding probable N-acetyltransferase camello, with the protein MSDVEIREYRDGDASTVREIFSLGMSEHVPAFFVHTLKQRLSQMLLMCTFCTLLASSKYFMLPVLAVTLLLAAARQMLVHKFNAYIDDCCSTDLSTIAETYMAPRDACFWVAESEGRVVGMVACRPRNGDPDCLELKRMSVRRSHRRMGMAKKLCRTVVDFTRDKGFASVVLVTWVVQTDAQKLYEGMGFRKVREFLEPDVVAKLSNFLVLEYRLDLCKDGAEK; encoded by the exons ATGTCCGACGTGGAGATCCGCGAGTACCGCGATGGCGACGCCTCTACGGTGCGAGAGATCTTCTCGCTGGGCATGAGCGAACACGTGCCGGCGTTCTTCGTGCACACCCTCAAGCAGCGGCTGAGTCAGATGCTGCTGATGTGCACCTTCTGCACCCTGCTGGCCAGCTCCAAGTACTTCATGCTGCCCGTTCTCGCCGTCACGCTGCTGCTGGCCGCCGCCCGCCAAATGTTGGTGCATAAATTCAACGCCTATATCGACGATTGctgcagcacag ACCTCAGCACCATCGCGGAGACCTACATGGCCCCCAGGGACGCCTGCTTTTGGGTGGCCGAAAGTGAGGGCCGCGTGGTGGGCATGGTGGCCTGCCGACCCAGGAACGGCGACCCCGACTGCCTGGAGCTGAAGCGCATGTCGGTGCGGCGCAGCCATCGCCGCATGGGCATGGCCAAAAAGCTGTGCCGGACAGTGGTGGACTTCACGCGCGACAAAGGCTTCGCCTCCGTGGTCCTGGTCACATGGGTGGTCCAGACGGACGCGCAGAAGCTGTACGAGGGCATGGGCTTCCGCAAGGTGCGAGAGTTTTTGGAGCCCGACGTCGTCGCCAAGCTCTCAAACTTCTTGGTCCTTGAGTACAGACTGGACCTGTGCAAAGACGGCGCGGAAAAGTGA
- the mapre3a gene encoding microtubule-associated protein RP/EB family member 3a isoform X1 → MAVNVYATSVSIDNLSRHDMLAWVNDSLQLTYTKIEQLCSGAAYCQFMDMLFPGCILLKKVKFQAKLEHEFIHNFKVLQAAFKRMSVDKIIPVEKLVKGKFQDNFEFVQWFKKFFDANYDGKEYDPMLARQGQDVAPALNPGDHFSHKAKRTPGPQRTSPTVPKNMPTPQRVQHTTPALRKNPTLSRNGGSDAEITELNQQLMELKLTVDGLEKERDFYFSKLRDIELICQEHESESNPVLSRIIDILYATEEGFAPPEDEELDEQAHLNQDEY, encoded by the exons ATGGCAGTGAATGTGTACGCCACGTCTGTCTCCATTGACAACCTGAGCCGCCATGACATGCTGGCGTGGGTCAACGATTCCTTGCAGCTCACCTACACCAAAATCGAACAGCTCTGCTCAG gggcGGCGTACTGCCAGTTCATGGACATGTTGTTCCCGGGCTGCATCCTGCTCAAGAAGGTCAAGTTTCAAGCCAAACTGGAGCACGAATTTATACACAACTTCAAAGTTCTCCAAGCGGCCTTCAAACGGATGAGCGTCGACAAG ATTATTCCGGTGGAAAAGCTGGTCAAGGGCAAGTTTCAGGACAACTTTGAGTTTGTGCAGTGGTTCAAGAAGTTCTTTGACGCCAACTACGACGGCAAGGAATACGACCCGATGCTGGCCAGACAGGGGCAGGATGTGGCCCCCGCCCTCAACCCAGGTGATCACTTTAGCCACAAAGCAAAGAGAACTCCAG GACCGCAGCGGACGTCTCCGACGGTGCCCAAAAACATGCCGACGCCGCAGAGGGTCCAACACACCACCCCGGCCTTGAGGAAGAACCCCACCCTGTCTCGGAACGGCGGCAGCGACGCGGAGATCACGGAGCTCAATCAGCAG CTGATGGAGTTGAAGTTGACAGTGGACGGCCTTGAGAAGGAGAGAGACTTTTATTTCAGTAAACTACGAGACATCGAGCTCATCTGCCAGGAGCACGAAAGCGAGAGCAACCCGGTGCTCAGCAGGATAATCGACATCCTTTACGCCACAGAG GAGGGCTTTGCGCCTCCGGAAGATGAAGAACTTGACGAACAAGCCCACCTGAACCAGGATGAATACTGA
- the mapre3a gene encoding microtubule-associated protein RP/EB family member 3a isoform X2: MAVNVYATSVSIDNLSRHDMLAWVNDSLQLTYTKIEQLCSGAAYCQFMDMLFPGCILLKKVKFQAKLEHEFIHNFKVLQAAFKRMSVDKIIPVEKLVKGKFQDNFEFVQWFKKFFDANYDGKEYDPMLARQGQDVAPALNPGPQRTSPTVPKNMPTPQRVQHTTPALRKNPTLSRNGGSDAEITELNQQLMELKLTVDGLEKERDFYFSKLRDIELICQEHESESNPVLSRIIDILYATEEGFAPPEDEELDEQAHLNQDEY, from the exons ATGGCAGTGAATGTGTACGCCACGTCTGTCTCCATTGACAACCTGAGCCGCCATGACATGCTGGCGTGGGTCAACGATTCCTTGCAGCTCACCTACACCAAAATCGAACAGCTCTGCTCAG gggcGGCGTACTGCCAGTTCATGGACATGTTGTTCCCGGGCTGCATCCTGCTCAAGAAGGTCAAGTTTCAAGCCAAACTGGAGCACGAATTTATACACAACTTCAAAGTTCTCCAAGCGGCCTTCAAACGGATGAGCGTCGACAAG ATTATTCCGGTGGAAAAGCTGGTCAAGGGCAAGTTTCAGGACAACTTTGAGTTTGTGCAGTGGTTCAAGAAGTTCTTTGACGCCAACTACGACGGCAAGGAATACGACCCGATGCTGGCCAGACAGGGGCAGGATGTGGCCCCCGCCCTCAACCCAG GACCGCAGCGGACGTCTCCGACGGTGCCCAAAAACATGCCGACGCCGCAGAGGGTCCAACACACCACCCCGGCCTTGAGGAAGAACCCCACCCTGTCTCGGAACGGCGGCAGCGACGCGGAGATCACGGAGCTCAATCAGCAG CTGATGGAGTTGAAGTTGACAGTGGACGGCCTTGAGAAGGAGAGAGACTTTTATTTCAGTAAACTACGAGACATCGAGCTCATCTGCCAGGAGCACGAAAGCGAGAGCAACCCGGTGCTCAGCAGGATAATCGACATCCTTTACGCCACAGAG GAGGGCTTTGCGCCTCCGGAAGATGAAGAACTTGACGAACAAGCCCACCTGAACCAGGATGAATACTGA